A genomic stretch from Planctomycetota bacterium includes:
- the acsC gene encoding acetyl-CoA decarbonylase/synthase complex subunit gamma — protein MALTAMDIFKLLPRTNCRKCGQPTCLAFAMLIAQKKAKLEECPDVSQEAKDKLGAAAAPPIQLVAIGTGAKEIKIGNETQLFRHDEKFHYPCGIAIRVSDKLDDAALAARIEKTNKLQFDRVGQHLKVNLLALENESGDPATFAKAAKAIADKSEYALVLITGSAAAMKAAAAPIAAQKPLLCGADATNAEAMAAVAKELKCPLVVKGDGLEATADLVEKVKKAGADQIVIDPGARDIKGTLQALTLHRRAALKRQFRPLGHPPIAFATEADPFDEMMQATTYLLKYAGIVVIRGDEPWQVLPLLTARQNIYTDPQKPIQVEPKLYPIGEPGDNAPVMFTTNFSLTYYSVESEVEASRVPSYILAVNTEGLSVLTAYSGDKLNEKTIKDAIDKSGVADKVKHRKLIIPGYVAVLSGKIEEATGWQVLVGPKEASFIPKFLQQVWTNQ, from the coding sequence ATGGCTCTGACGGCGATGGACATCTTCAAGCTGCTACCGCGCACGAACTGCCGCAAGTGCGGGCAGCCGACCTGCCTGGCCTTTGCCATGCTGATCGCGCAGAAGAAGGCCAAGCTCGAAGAATGCCCCGATGTGAGCCAGGAGGCGAAGGACAAGCTCGGCGCCGCCGCCGCGCCGCCCATCCAGCTCGTGGCCATCGGCACGGGCGCCAAAGAGATCAAGATCGGCAACGAGACCCAGCTCTTCCGCCACGACGAGAAGTTCCACTACCCCTGCGGCATCGCCATCCGCGTGTCCGACAAGCTCGACGACGCCGCCCTGGCCGCCAGGATCGAAAAAACCAACAAGCTCCAGTTCGACCGCGTCGGCCAGCACCTCAAGGTGAACCTCCTCGCACTCGAGAACGAGAGCGGCGACCCTGCCACGTTCGCCAAGGCGGCCAAGGCCATCGCCGACAAGAGCGAGTACGCCCTGGTCCTTATCACCGGCTCGGCCGCCGCCATGAAGGCTGCCGCCGCCCCCATCGCCGCCCAGAAGCCGCTGCTGTGCGGCGCCGACGCCACGAACGCCGAGGCCATGGCCGCCGTGGCCAAGGAGCTCAAGTGCCCGTTGGTCGTCAAAGGCGATGGCCTCGAAGCCACGGCCGACCTCGTCGAAAAGGTCAAGAAGGCCGGCGCCGACCAGATCGTCATTGACCCCGGCGCCCGCGACATCAAGGGCACGCTCCAGGCGCTTACCCTCCACCGTCGCGCCGCCCTCAAGCGCCAGTTCCGCCCGCTCGGGCATCCGCCCATCGCCTTCGCCACCGAGGCCGACCCCTTCGACGAGATGATGCAGGCGACCACCTACCTGCTCAAGTACGCCGGCATTGTGGTCATCCGCGGCGACGAGCCCTGGCAGGTGCTCCCGCTGCTCACCGCGCGCCAGAACATCTACACCGACCCGCAGAAGCCGATCCAGGTCGAGCCCAAGCTCTACCCGATCGGCGAGCCCGGCGACAACGCGCCCGTCATGTTCACCACCAACTTCTCGCTCACCTACTACAGCGTCGAGAGCGAGGTCGAGGCCAGCCGCGTGCCCTCGTACATCCTCGCCGTCAACACCGAGGGCCTCTCGGTCCTCACCGCCTACAGCGGCGACAAGCTGAACGAGAAGACCATCAAGGACGCGATAGACAAGAGCGGCGTCGCCGACAAGGTGAAGCACCGCAAGCTCATCATCCCCGGCTACGTCGCCGTCCTCTCCGGCAAGATCGAAGAGGCCACCGGCTGGCAGGTGCTCGTGGGACCCAAGGAGGCCTCGTTCATCCCCAAGTTCCTCCAGCAGGTGTGGACGAACCAGTGA